CTGGTTTCCCGCCGCGGTTTGCTCCGTCCCGCCGCATGCCGCCAGAGATAAGGTCATGGCCCCTGCCAATAAAACTGCCATCAATCTCTTTTTCATACGATTCCTCTCCTAAATCCAATTTTTTCTGATCTGTCCTGTTGAGCCGTACCCATGTATCACCTTCTTTTTTGATATGATCTCCCCATTAAAAGCGGATCCATCCGCTTTTTAATCCCTGCCGCTTTCAGCGGCGTTAAAAGAACGATAAAAATCGTTCTAAAACGGAGATCGGTATGATCAAAAAGCAGAGCAGATCGGGCCGCGGGAAACAGATGCCCCCCTGCTCTCCTTTTTTACACCACTGTAAAGCATCCGTCGATCAGCAGGTCGCATCCGGAAGTGTAGGTAGATGCATCCGACAACAGGTAGATCACCGCGCCCGCCAGCTCTTCCGGTTTTCCCATGCGCTTGAACGGGATGGTGCTCACCCAGAAATCCCGCCAGTCCTGACGGACCTTCCCCGTCATTTCCGTCATCATGTATCCCGGGCTGATCGAGTTGACACGGATCCCCTTTTCCGCCCACTCGACCGCCAGCGATTTTGTCAGATGGGCGACCCCGGCCTTCGACGAGTTATAGGATGCCTGGCCCTGAGGGATGTTGACGATGGTCGCCGACATGGACGCCGTGTTGACGATATTCCCTTTTTTGCCATGGTCCACCAGATATCTTCCAAACGCCTGCGCGACGAAAAAGATCCCGTTCAGGTTGATGTCGACGACCCTT
This window of the Ruminococcaceae bacterium BL-6 genome carries:
- the gdh gene encoding Galactitol 2-dehydrogenase, which encodes MKHDIFSLKGKVAVVTGGNQGIGKVVAGYLADAGADIVVFDINDAALVAEQIANEYGVRAAAIRCDVTKPEQVKKAFDEAEEKMGTLDLLFNNAGVCLHKDALDCTPQDWLRVVDINLNGIFFVAQAFGRYLVDHGKKGNIVNTASMSATIVNIPQGQASYNSSKAGVAHLTKSLAVEWAEKGIRVNSISPGYMMTEMTGKVRQDWRDFWVSTIPFKRMGKPEELAGAVIYLLSDASTYTSGCDLLIDGCFTVV